AGGAGTTGCGGGCGCATCTCTTTTCGGAAATCGAGACCGCAAGGCAATTTATGTTCTTTATGACGCAAAACGCCTTGCAAACGAGACCGCCGCTCGGCTTCTTTGGCACGTTTTTGCTTGAAGATTCGGGGGCGCATAAAAACCAATTCAATCTCAAAGAGCGCGCCTTGCGTCCGCTCGTCGACGGCGCGCGCCTTCTCTCGTTTGAAACCAAAGGCAAAAGCGCGAACACATGGACTCGCCTCGAAGTCGCCAAAGAAAAAAATTTGCTCCGCCCGAATTTGCTCGACAACGCCATTGAGGCGTTTGACTTTATGATGACGCTTCGGCTTGCGCACCATGCCGAGCAACGACGCAAAGGCGTTTCGCCCGACAATTTCATCGCGCCCGAAACGCTCACGCAAATCGAGCGCAACGCCCTCAAAG
Above is a genomic segment from Dehalococcoidia bacterium containing:
- a CDS encoding DUF294 nucleotidyltransferase-like domain-containing protein; this translates as ASFVVEDLDKVGFPKCKGNIMATNPDLCQSLSGWKRNFSKWVHSASPKSLLNASIFFDFRALWGEASLVEELRAHLFSEIETARQFMFFMTQNALQTRPPLGFFGTFLLEDSGAHKNQFNLKERALRPLVDGARLLSFETKGKSANTWTRLEVAKEKNLLRPNLLDNAIEAFDFMMTLRLAHHAEQRRKGVSPDNFIAPETLTQIERNALK